From Rahnella aceris, a single genomic window includes:
- a CDS encoding arginine repressor — translation MKRTLSTLEKEHQQLILCHQLIASRSFSSQEELRVEFQRAGYRNIGQSTISQLLKILGVVKVQNAKGKKIYALNEQSQLIPDALRPVSEMVTDVDHNPQFVVVHVMPGYGRAVGRIIDQHRLPEVLGVIASSTSVLVAPREMTELDRVCRIIRRILAIKENHGSNRLP, via the coding sequence ATGAAAAGAACGTTGTCTACACTTGAAAAAGAACACCAGCAACTGATCCTCTGCCATCAGCTTATTGCCAGCCGGAGTTTTTCATCACAGGAAGAACTGCGTGTGGAATTCCAGCGGGCGGGATACCGCAACATCGGCCAGTCCACCATTTCTCAATTGCTGAAAATACTGGGCGTCGTGAAGGTACAGAATGCTAAAGGCAAAAAGATTTACGCCCTGAATGAGCAATCTCAGCTTATCCCTGATGCCCTGAGGCCAGTGAGTGAAATGGTCACCGATGTGGATCACAACCCTCAATTTGTCGTGGTACATGTCATGCCGGGCTATGGCCGCGCCGTGGGGCGGATTATCGATCAACACCGGTTGCCGGAGGTGCTCGGCGTGATCGCATCGAGTACTTCCGTGCTGGTTGCGCCACGGGAAATGACAGAGCTGGACAGAGTTTGCAGGATAATCAGGCGAATACTGGCGATAAAGGAAAACCACGGCAGCAACCGTTTGCCTTAG
- the ridA gene encoding 2-iminobutanoate/2-iminopropanoate deaminase: MSREISTENAPAAIGPYVQGVDLGSMIITSGQIPVDPKTGSVADDISAQTRQSLENVQAIVEAAGLKVSDIVKTTVFVKDLNDFATVNATYEAFFTEHNAPFPARSCVEVARLPKDVKIEIEAIAVRR; this comes from the coding sequence ATGTCCCGCGAAATCAGCACTGAAAACGCCCCTGCCGCTATCGGTCCTTATGTTCAGGGCGTGGATCTGGGCAGTATGATCATCACTTCCGGCCAGATCCCAGTGGATCCTAAAACCGGCTCTGTGGCTGACGACATTTCTGCACAAACGCGCCAGTCACTGGAAAACGTACAGGCGATCGTTGAAGCCGCTGGCCTGAAAGTGTCAGATATTGTGAAAACCACCGTTTTCGTGAAAGATCTGAATGACTTCGCCACCGTTAACGCCACGTATGAAGCCTTCTTCACCGAGCACAACGCGCCATTCCCGGCCCGTTCTTGCGTTGAAGTCGCCCGTCTGCCAAAAGACGTAAAAATCGAAATCGAAGCCATCGCCGTCCGCCGTTAA
- a CDS encoding circularly permuted type 2 ATP-grasp protein codes for MIKIDLSDSPFFDEMLMAEGKHRSHYQAYWQWLQQADQQAVQRKKEEAALLFHRVGITFNVYGEDDGAERLIPFDSVPRIIPASEWQMLDRGIRQRVQALNAFLHDIYHDQKILKAGIVPAEQVLANDQYQPCMQGIDLHRDTYAHIAGTDMVRGGDGEYYVLEDNLRTPSGVSYMMENRKMMMRLYPELFAEQRIAPVSRYPSHLLQTLRESTTVNDPTVVVLTPGRFNSAYFEHSFLAQQMGVELVESVDLFVKDGAVFMRTTAGPCKIDVIYRRIDDAFLDPLAFRADSMLGVPGLLSVYRSGGVVLANAIGTGVADDKSIYPYVPEMIRYYLAEDPILNNVPTWQCRKESDLSFVLANLEKMVVKEVHGAGGYGMLIGPTASKAEIERFRELLRIRPENYIAQETLALSTCPTFVGNGLAPRHIDLRPFALTGAEIRLVPGGLTRVALEEGSLVVNSSQGGGTKDTWVLEENPTEDDAC; via the coding sequence ATGATCAAGATTGACCTTTCCGATTCACCCTTTTTTGATGAAATGTTGATGGCTGAAGGCAAACACCGCAGCCATTATCAGGCCTACTGGCAGTGGTTGCAGCAAGCCGATCAACAGGCAGTCCAGCGCAAAAAAGAGGAAGCTGCGCTGTTGTTTCACCGGGTGGGGATTACCTTTAATGTTTATGGCGAAGATGATGGCGCGGAACGGCTGATCCCGTTTGACAGCGTGCCACGCATTATTCCGGCCAGCGAATGGCAGATGCTTGATCGCGGGATCCGTCAGCGGGTTCAGGCGCTTAATGCTTTTCTGCATGATATTTATCATGACCAGAAGATCCTCAAGGCAGGGATCGTGCCCGCCGAACAAGTGCTGGCCAACGATCAGTATCAGCCCTGCATGCAGGGCATCGATCTTCATCGTGATACCTACGCCCACATTGCCGGAACCGACATGGTGCGGGGAGGCGATGGCGAATACTACGTGCTGGAAGACAACCTGCGCACGCCGTCCGGTGTGTCTTACATGATGGAAAACCGCAAAATGATGATGCGGTTATATCCCGAATTGTTTGCCGAGCAGCGTATCGCGCCGGTTTCCCGCTACCCTTCCCACTTACTGCAAACCCTGCGCGAAAGCACCACCGTCAACGATCCGACCGTCGTGGTACTGACGCCCGGCCGCTTTAACAGTGCCTATTTCGAGCACAGTTTCCTCGCACAACAAATGGGTGTTGAACTGGTAGAAAGTGTCGATCTGTTCGTGAAAGACGGCGCGGTGTTTATGCGCACCACCGCCGGACCGTGCAAGATTGACGTGATCTACCGGCGTATTGACGACGCCTTCCTCGATCCGCTGGCGTTCCGCGCCGATTCCATGCTCGGGGTTCCCGGCCTGCTGTCGGTGTATCGATCCGGTGGTGTGGTGCTGGCGAATGCGATCGGTACCGGCGTGGCGGATGATAAATCGATCTACCCGTATGTACCGGAGATGATCCGTTACTACCTGGCGGAAGATCCGATCCTCAATAACGTGCCGACGTGGCAATGCCGCAAGGAAAGCGATCTGTCTTTCGTGCTGGCAAACCTGGAAAAAATGGTGGTGAAAGAGGTTCATGGCGCAGGCGGTTACGGCATGCTGATTGGGCCGACGGCCAGCAAGGCAGAAATTGAACGCTTCCGCGAATTACTGCGCATCCGCCCGGAAAACTACATCGCGCAGGAAACGCTGGCGCTTTCCACCTGCCCGACCTTTGTCGGTAACGGGCTGGCACCGCGTCATATCGACCTGCGGCCATTTGCGCTGACCGGTGCCGAAATTCGTCTGGTACCGGGCGGATTAACCCGCGTAGCGCTGGAAGAAGGCTCGCTGGTAGTGAATTCATCTCAGGGCGGCGGGACCAAAGATACCTGGGTGCTGGAAGAAAATCCGACGGAGGATGACGCATGCTAA
- the pyrB gene encoding aspartate carbamoyltransferase, whose amino-acid sequence MANPLYQKDIISINDLSREELELVLDTAASLKANPQPELLKHKVIASCFFEASTRTRLSFETSMHRLGASVVGFSDSSNTSLGKKGETLADTISVISTYVDAIVMRHPQEGAARLATEFSGGIPVLNAGDGANQHPTQTLLDLFTIQETQGRLDNIKIAMVGDLKYGRTVHSLAQALAKFNGNRFYFIAPDALAMPGYILTLLEEKGIEYSLHSSIDEVVSEIDILYMTRVQKERLDPSEYANVKAQFVLRAADLTHAQPHLKVLHPLPRIDEITPDVDKTPYAWYFQQAGNGIFARQALLALVLNADTAQ is encoded by the coding sequence ATGGCCAATCCGCTGTATCAGAAAGACATCATTTCTATCAACGATCTCAGCCGCGAAGAGCTGGAACTGGTACTGGATACCGCTGCCAGCCTGAAAGCCAACCCGCAGCCTGAATTGCTGAAACACAAAGTGATCGCCAGTTGTTTCTTCGAAGCCTCAACCCGCACACGTCTGTCATTTGAAACGTCGATGCATCGTCTGGGCGCCTCGGTGGTGGGTTTCTCCGACAGCAGCAACACCTCGCTCGGCAAAAAAGGCGAAACGCTGGCCGATACCATTTCGGTCATCAGCACCTACGTTGATGCGATTGTGATGCGCCATCCGCAGGAAGGCGCGGCGCGTCTGGCGACCGAATTCTCCGGCGGTATTCCGGTGCTCAACGCAGGCGACGGAGCGAACCAGCATCCGACGCAAACCCTGCTGGATTTGTTCACCATTCAGGAAACTCAGGGCCGTCTCGACAACATTAAAATCGCCATGGTCGGCGACCTGAAATATGGCCGCACGGTACATTCCCTGGCACAGGCACTGGCGAAATTTAACGGCAACCGCTTCTACTTTATCGCGCCGGACGCGCTGGCGATGCCGGGGTATATCCTGACGTTGCTGGAAGAGAAAGGCATCGAATACAGCCTGCACAGCAGCATTGATGAAGTGGTGTCTGAAATCGATATTCTGTACATGACCCGCGTGCAAAAAGAGCGTCTGGATCCATCGGAATACGCCAACGTGAAAGCACAGTTTGTCCTGCGGGCTGCCGATCTGACCCATGCTCAGCCGCACCTGAAAGTGCTTCACCCGCTGCCGCGTATCGATGAAATCACGCCGGATGTGGATAAAACGCCATATGCCTGGTATTTCCAGCAGGCCGGTAACGGAATTTTTGCGCGTCAGGCTTTGCTGGCGCTGGTTCTGAACGCAGACACTGCACAGTAA
- a CDS encoding proteasome-type protease, producing the protein MTYCVAMRLSSGLVFVSDSRTNAGVDHISTFRKLHVFHQSDERVLVIQSAGNLATTQSIISLLHRRCADDERENLLNVKSLYDAASLLGETVREVIARDSGANQGGNTDFSCNLLLGGQIKGEGQRLFHIYPQGNFIEATHDTPYFQIGESKYGKPIIDRVLSYDTALDQAMQCALISMDSTLRSNLSVGLPLDVMTYPTDSFSAAQQHRITETHPYFDMIRKGWGEGLLSIFAQLPPLKLDE; encoded by the coding sequence ATGACTTACTGTGTGGCCATGCGCTTGTCCTCTGGCCTGGTGTTTGTTTCAGATTCACGCACCAATGCCGGAGTGGACCATATTTCCACCTTCCGTAAACTGCATGTTTTTCATCAAAGCGATGAACGCGTGCTGGTGATCCAGAGTGCCGGAAATCTGGCGACCACACAGAGCATTATCAGTCTGCTGCATCGTCGCTGCGCAGACGATGAGCGGGAAAACCTGCTGAACGTGAAGTCGCTTTACGATGCCGCCAGCCTGCTGGGTGAAACGGTGCGTGAAGTGATTGCACGGGACAGCGGCGCAAATCAGGGGGGCAATACAGATTTCAGCTGCAATCTGTTGCTCGGCGGACAGATTAAAGGTGAGGGCCAGCGGCTGTTCCACATTTATCCGCAGGGGAATTTCATCGAAGCCACGCACGACACGCCGTATTTCCAGATTGGTGAGAGTAAGTACGGTAAGCCGATTATCGATCGCGTACTGAGCTACGACACCGCGCTGGATCAGGCGATGCAATGTGCGCTGATTTCGATGGACTCCACACTGCGCAGTAATCTTTCCGTCGGCCTGCCGCTGGATGTGATGACCTATCCGACAGACAGCTTCAGCGCCGCGCAACAGCACCGGATCACCGAAACACACCCGTATTTCGACATGATCCGCAAAGGCTGGGGCGAAGGCCTGCTGAGCATTTTTGCGCAGTTGCCGCCGCTGAAATTAGACGAGTAA
- a CDS encoding transglutaminase family protein produces MKLNVTHQTHYSYAQQVKHSTQYLRLTPQDSSHQKILSWDLTLPEYATRTLDAYGNVLHVLTLDQPHQAITIEANGVVEIEDNTEDDNCGHLSPLVFLRTSPLTLADGAIRDFASRYYRPQAQHESLCSLMGELLLKMPYNPGSTTVKDSASQAFSAQTGVCQDHTHVFLACCRSLGIPARYVSGYLYSEDSAHVAMHAWAEAWLDDRWQSFDVTNNTCKPNQHLKLAIGIDYLDACPVRGIRLGGGSEDMRTVAAVAILDVPQ; encoded by the coding sequence ATGAAACTGAATGTCACACATCAGACGCATTACAGCTATGCGCAACAGGTTAAACACAGCACGCAATATCTGCGCCTCACACCGCAGGATTCCAGCCATCAGAAGATTTTGTCGTGGGATCTGACCTTGCCGGAATATGCCACCCGCACGCTGGATGCCTATGGCAATGTGCTGCATGTCCTGACGCTCGATCAACCCCATCAGGCGATCACCATTGAAGCCAACGGCGTGGTCGAGATTGAAGACAATACGGAAGACGATAATTGCGGGCATCTCTCGCCGCTGGTGTTTTTGCGCACCAGCCCGCTGACCCTGGCCGATGGCGCGATCCGCGATTTCGCCAGCCGTTATTACCGGCCGCAGGCACAGCATGAAAGTCTGTGCAGCCTGATGGGCGAACTGCTGCTGAAAATGCCTTACAACCCCGGCAGCACCACGGTGAAAGACAGCGCCTCACAAGCCTTTTCAGCACAAACCGGCGTATGTCAGGATCACACACACGTTTTCCTGGCCTGCTGCCGCAGCCTGGGCATTCCGGCGCGTTACGTCAGCGGCTATCTTTACTCGGAAGACTCGGCGCATGTGGCCATGCATGCGTGGGCGGAAGCCTGGCTGGATGACCGCTGGCAGAGCTTCGATGTCACCAATAACACCTGTAAACCGAATCAGCATTTGAAACTGGCTATCGGCATAGATTATCTTGATGCATGCCCGGTCCGCGGTATCCGGTTAGGGGGAGGAAGCGAAGACATGCGCACTGTCGCGGCCGTTGCCATACTCGACGTTCCGCAATGA
- a CDS encoding YfcC family protein yields the protein MRTFKFPSAYTILFVLIALVAGLSWIIPAGQYDMAMNVGLGKEVPVSGTYHAVTGNPQGLVDIFLAPIDGLYNHTTGQAGAIDVALFILIIGGFLGIVTKTGAIDAGIERVTVRLKGKEEWMIPILMALFAAGGTIYGMAEESLPFYTLLVPVMMAARFDPLVAAATVLLGAGIGTLGSTINPFATVIAANAAGIPFTHGIGLRVAILIVGWLICVIWVMRYARKVRRDPSLSVVADQWDSNRAHFLGNRSDELLPFTGVRKIILLIFALAFVVMIYGVSVKGWWMGEISGVFLAAAILVGLIARMSEEELTSTFIDGARDLLGVALIIGIARGIVVIMDNGMITHTILHSAEGIVSGLSSVIFINVMFLLEVVLSFLVPSSSGLAVMTMPIMAPLADFAHVGRELVVTAYQSASGLVNLVTPTSAVVMGGLAIARVPYVRWLKWVAPLMGILLVLLMFALSLGSLV from the coding sequence ATGCGTACATTCAAATTCCCTTCTGCCTACACCATTTTGTTTGTGCTTATCGCGCTGGTTGCGGGCCTGAGCTGGATTATCCCCGCCGGTCAGTACGACATGGCGATGAATGTCGGGCTGGGTAAAGAAGTTCCCGTCTCAGGCACCTATCACGCCGTTACCGGCAATCCGCAGGGGCTGGTGGATATTTTCCTCGCGCCCATTGATGGCCTGTACAACCACACCACCGGCCAGGCTGGCGCAATTGATGTCGCTTTATTTATTCTGATCATCGGCGGTTTTCTGGGCATCGTCACCAAAACCGGGGCAATCGACGCCGGAATTGAACGGGTGACTGTCCGGCTTAAGGGCAAAGAAGAATGGATGATCCCGATCCTGATGGCACTGTTCGCCGCCGGTGGCACCATTTACGGCATGGCCGAAGAGTCATTGCCATTTTACACCCTTCTGGTACCGGTGATGATGGCGGCCCGTTTCGACCCGCTGGTCGCGGCGGCTACCGTACTGCTGGGCGCCGGGATTGGCACGCTCGGCTCAACGATCAATCCTTTTGCGACGGTGATTGCCGCCAATGCTGCCGGGATCCCCTTCACCCACGGGATCGGCCTGCGCGTGGCGATTCTGATCGTCGGCTGGCTGATCTGCGTGATCTGGGTGATGCGCTATGCCCGTAAAGTGCGCCGCGATCCCTCGCTTTCTGTTGTGGCTGATCAGTGGGACAGCAACCGCGCCCACTTTCTCGGTAACCGCAGCGATGAACTGCTGCCCTTTACCGGCGTACGTAAAATCATTCTGCTGATCTTCGCGCTGGCTTTTGTGGTGATGATTTATGGCGTATCGGTAAAAGGCTGGTGGATGGGGGAAATCTCCGGCGTTTTCCTGGCTGCGGCGATCCTGGTGGGGCTGATTGCCCGCATGAGTGAGGAAGAACTGACCTCGACATTCATTGATGGCGCACGCGACCTGCTCGGCGTGGCACTGATCATCGGCATTGCCCGTGGCATCGTGGTGATCATGGACAACGGCATGATCACCCACACCATTTTGCACAGCGCAGAAGGCATCGTTTCCGGATTATCCAGCGTGATTTTCATTAACGTCATGTTCCTGCTCGAAGTGGTGCTGTCGTTTCTGGTGCCCTCTTCATCCGGTCTGGCGGTGATGACCATGCCGATTATGGCGCCTCTCGCCGATTTCGCCCACGTCGGGCGTGAACTGGTGGTGACCGCTTATCAGTCGGCATCGGGGCTGGTGAATCTGGTCACGCCGACCTCCGCCGTCGTCATGGGCGGTCTGGCCATCGCGCGGGTGCCCTATGTCCGCTGGCTGAAATGGGTCGCACCTTTGATGGGAATTTTACTGGTATTGCTGATGTTCGCGCTAAGTCTCGGTTCTTTGGTTTAA
- a CDS encoding OmpG family monomeric porin yields MKMKVAAALLCGTVCSSAFSAESESVNKNEDHNSPAMLTPVPIGNVALPAEPWKVQIGAMQETENTEGQGDKDGAYEPTVFVNFSKGKWNFYGAFYQEDHNVDYSEDTRSDWFNQVEFDMHYQFVDNADYALGLMLGFRNYQWQYNEDKKKEGNSYNTQRYTIQPDWSVSLSPALKYNGWMALYNYYNSMDDNGYLNKEFEGETGLKYSFTDDIAMQVSYYLDRGWNTGDSQRGEFAKQEARIYLPVSFDLFSSGKTVLTPYARRTLDTYYYNDDRGEREGETDTRFGLLINQPLPNGFAISLEYAYELQLHDNTDASANAKTKFHYTGVGVTYSF; encoded by the coding sequence ATGAAAATGAAAGTGGCTGCCGCATTATTATGCGGCACAGTCTGCTCGTCGGCTTTTTCCGCTGAGAGCGAAAGCGTAAATAAAAATGAAGATCATAATTCACCGGCAATGCTGACGCCGGTACCGATCGGTAACGTTGCGTTACCTGCTGAACCCTGGAAAGTGCAGATCGGCGCCATGCAGGAAACAGAGAACACAGAAGGTCAGGGCGATAAAGACGGCGCTTATGAACCGACGGTATTTGTTAACTTCAGCAAAGGAAAGTGGAACTTCTACGGCGCATTTTATCAGGAAGACCATAACGTCGATTACTCCGAAGATACCCGGAGTGACTGGTTTAATCAGGTCGAATTCGATATGCATTATCAGTTTGTGGATAACGCAGATTATGCGCTGGGGCTGATGCTCGGTTTCAGGAACTATCAGTGGCAATATAATGAAGATAAAAAGAAAGAGGGCAATTCTTATAATACCCAGCGTTATACCATTCAGCCAGACTGGTCGGTGTCGCTTAGTCCTGCGTTGAAATATAACGGCTGGATGGCGTTGTATAATTATTATAACAGTATGGACGACAACGGTTATCTGAATAAAGAGTTTGAAGGTGAAACTGGTTTGAAATACAGTTTCACCGACGATATCGCGATGCAGGTCAGTTATTATTTAGATCGCGGATGGAATACCGGTGACAGCCAGCGCGGGGAATTCGCTAAACAGGAAGCGCGTATCTATTTGCCGGTGAGCTTCGATCTTTTCTCCAGCGGGAAAACTGTGCTGACGCCTTATGCCCGCCGGACGCTGGATACCTATTATTACAATGATGATCGCGGAGAACGCGAAGGAGAAACCGATACGCGATTCGGGTTGTTAATCAATCAGCCTTTACCCAACGGTTTTGCCATCTCACTGGAATATGCCTACGAATTGCAGTTGCACGATAATACCGATGCCAGCGCCAATGCGAAGACCAAATTCCATTATACCGGTGTCGGTGTCACCTATTCTTTCTGA
- a CDS encoding alpha-E domain-containing protein has translation MLSRTASELYWMARYLERAENIARLLDVTNKLSMMSIRDVNARDENNDLLVPLTMTGTRTLFNEHYPQESMGNLLNFFALDSFNHSSIFSCLQMAWNNAHAVRGSLSSEVWESINATWIEMKLIRRQGVGSAGADAFFDWVKERSHLFRGAMFGTLLRSDALNFIRLGTMLERADSTARLLDAKNQLLNADEDPVREYYRMDTLLRAVSAREAFHTLYKQQLSQKRIAELLILRRELPRSLLSCVEIMAEQLEEIGGSAGNLPRRRVHTLHAQLRFTEMDEIVEMGLSPWLMQFLDQTNAIAESIHQTYLEAQ, from the coding sequence ATGCTAAGCAGAACAGCCAGCGAACTGTACTGGATGGCGCGTTATCTGGAACGCGCCGAGAATATTGCACGCCTGCTGGACGTGACCAATAAGCTGTCGATGATGTCGATCCGTGACGTCAACGCACGCGATGAAAACAATGATTTACTGGTACCGCTGACCATGACCGGTACGCGGACACTGTTCAACGAGCACTATCCGCAGGAGTCGATGGGTAATCTGCTCAACTTCTTCGCTCTGGACAGCTTCAACCACAGCAGCATTTTCAGTTGCCTGCAAATGGCCTGGAACAATGCGCATGCGGTGCGCGGCAGTCTTTCTTCTGAAGTCTGGGAAAGCATCAATGCCACCTGGATAGAGATGAAACTGATCCGCCGTCAGGGCGTCGGTTCTGCCGGTGCAGACGCTTTCTTCGACTGGGTCAAGGAGCGCTCACATCTGTTTCGCGGTGCGATGTTCGGCACATTACTGCGCAGTGATGCACTGAACTTTATCCGCCTCGGCACCATGCTTGAGCGGGCGGACAGCACCGCCCGCCTGCTGGATGCCAAAAATCAGTTACTGAATGCCGATGAAGATCCGGTGCGCGAGTACTACCGGATGGACACGCTGCTGCGTGCGGTCAGCGCCCGCGAAGCGTTCCACACGCTTTATAAGCAGCAACTTAGCCAGAAACGTATTGCCGAGCTGCTGATACTGCGCCGCGAGTTACCGCGTTCTCTGCTTTCCTGTGTCGAAATCATGGCCGAACAGCTGGAGGAAATCGGCGGCAGCGCAGGCAATTTGCCACGTCGCCGTGTCCATACCCTTCATGCTCAGCTTCGCTTCACCGAAATGGACGAGATTGTTGAGATGGGTCTCAGCCCCTGGTTGATGCAGTTTCTGGATCAGACCAATGCCATCGCTGAGAGCATTCATCAAACCTATCTGGAGGCCCAATAA
- a CDS encoding LacI family DNA-binding transcriptional regulator, translated as MAVTIYDIARLAKVSKSTVSRVITNQTNISPDARERVLDAIRTLNYQPSKLARALTSKGFDAILVISTRSTKTTAGNPFFSEILQSIALRAEEEGFDVILQTSKNSEEDLQKCVAKITEKMVKGVIMLSSPADEYILEQLDNYQVPVVVIGNIEGTYQHVFSVDTDNFQDSYRLTEHLISLGHQDIACLHAPLDYHVSIDRLAGYKRAMQDAGLTAQPGLMIDGGYTTESAYLAATTLLQKAHPPTAVFATDAVKVMSIYRAAHEQKKIIPDEISITGYSSDNISPILSPGLTGIEIPIRELGWQGCGVLFDKIFDRPGAHSRTLVPTQLVVNHSAIEITAGK; from the coding sequence GTGGCAGTCACTATTTATGATATTGCCCGTCTGGCAAAAGTGTCCAAATCTACCGTTTCCAGAGTTATTACCAACCAAACCAATATTTCGCCAGATGCCCGTGAGCGCGTGCTGGATGCTATCCGCACGCTGAATTATCAGCCAAGCAAACTGGCGCGGGCGCTGACATCCAAAGGTTTTGATGCGATTTTAGTGATATCCACCCGTTCGACCAAAACAACCGCCGGGAACCCTTTCTTCTCCGAAATATTGCAATCCATTGCGCTGAGAGCGGAAGAAGAGGGTTTTGACGTTATTTTGCAGACGTCCAAAAATAGCGAAGAAGATCTGCAAAAGTGTGTCGCTAAAATAACGGAAAAAATGGTGAAAGGTGTGATAATGCTCAGTTCACCCGCCGATGAATATATTCTGGAACAGTTAGATAATTATCAGGTTCCTGTGGTGGTGATTGGCAATATTGAAGGAACATATCAGCACGTCTTTTCCGTCGATACCGATAATTTTCAGGACAGTTACCGGCTGACAGAACATCTTATTTCGCTCGGTCACCAGGATATTGCCTGCCTGCACGCGCCGCTGGATTATCACGTTTCCATTGACCGCCTTGCCGGTTATAAACGCGCCATGCAGGATGCCGGTCTGACTGCGCAACCGGGCCTGATGATTGACGGCGGTTATACCACCGAAAGCGCTTATCTGGCGGCGACGACATTGCTGCAAAAGGCGCATCCGCCGACGGCCGTTTTCGCCACGGATGCCGTGAAAGTCATGAGCATTTACCGCGCGGCCCATGAACAGAAAAAGATCATTCCCGATGAAATTTCCATCACCGGTTACAGCAGCGACAATATTTCGCCGATCCTGTCTCCGGGGCTGACCGGCATTGAAATTCCTATCCGCGAATTAGGCTGGCAGGGTTGCGGTGTGCTGTTCGATAAAATTTTCGATCGTCCCGGAGCGCATTCCCGCACGCTGGTGCCGACACAGCTGGTGGTGAATCATTCCGCCATAGAAATCACTGCCGGAAAATAA
- the pyrI gene encoding aspartate carbamoyltransferase regulatory subunit — MTHDNKLQVEAIKCGTVIDHIPAQVGFKLLSLFKFTQTEQRVTVGLNLPSGELGRKDIIKIENTFLTDEQVNQLAVYAPRATVNRIDNYDVVKKLMPTLPDRIVGVLRCPNGNCISRFEPVDSSFAVKQRADGVHLKCKYCEKEFEHQVVLNND, encoded by the coding sequence ATGACGCACGACAATAAACTTCAGGTTGAAGCGATCAAATGCGGTACGGTCATCGACCATATTCCGGCACAGGTCGGATTTAAATTACTGTCGCTGTTCAAGTTTACCCAGACGGAACAACGTGTGACGGTCGGCCTGAACCTGCCTTCCGGCGAGCTGGGCCGCAAAGACATCATCAAAATTGAAAACACCTTTCTGACCGACGAACAGGTCAATCAGCTGGCGGTGTATGCCCCGCGCGCGACGGTGAACCGCATCGACAATTACGACGTGGTGAAAAAGCTGATGCCGACGCTGCCGGACCGGATTGTCGGCGTACTGCGCTGCCCGAACGGCAACTGCATCAGCCGTTTTGAACCGGTGGACTCCAGCTTTGCGGTGAAACAGCGCGCAGACGGCGTGCACCTGAAATGCAAATACTGCGAAAAAGAGTTTGAGCATCAGGTGGTGCTCAATAACGACTGA